A region from the Chthoniobacterales bacterium genome encodes:
- a CDS encoding restriction endonuclease subunit S, which translates to MATLRRARMEELCELVTDGTHDSPKLQKDGVPFIKGKNISGGTVDFSTCDFITQQDHEEACKRVKPRRGDILFSNIGSVGDTALVKDDREFSIKNVALFRPNSHKVEGSYFYYVVLSPEFRSNVINVRSGAAQPFISLANLRAFEVSYIEDFNTQRRVSGILSAYDELIENSQRRIRILETMARSLYQEWFVNFRFPEHEKHPRVTSP; encoded by the coding sequence ATGGCTACACTGCGACGAGCGCGAATGGAGGAGCTTTGTGAGTTGGTGACTGATGGCACGCACGATTCCCCCAAACTTCAAAAGGACGGCGTGCCGTTCATTAAAGGAAAAAACATCTCCGGCGGCACGGTTGATTTCTCAACCTGTGATTTCATCACGCAGCAAGACCACGAAGAAGCCTGCAAGAGAGTGAAGCCTCGACGGGGTGACATCTTGTTCAGCAACATTGGTTCAGTTGGTGACACTGCATTAGTCAAAGATGACCGCGAGTTCAGCATCAAAAACGTCGCGCTATTTCGCCCAAACAGCCACAAGGTAGAAGGTAGCTATTTTTACTATGTCGTTTTGAGCCCTGAGTTCCGGTCAAACGTAATAAATGTGCGCTCAGGCGCCGCTCAGCCGTTTATCAGCCTCGCGAACCTCCGAGCCTTCGAGGTCAGCTACATCGAAGACTTCAACACACAGCGTCGAGTTTCAGGCATCCTTTCCGCATACGACGAGCTGATTGAAAACAGCCAGCGGCGGATTCGGATTCTGGAGACGATGGCTCGCTCCCTTTATCAGGAGTGGTTCGTCAACTTCCGCTTCCCTGAACACGAGAAACACCCCCGCGTCACTTCACCC
- a CDS encoding SAM-dependent DNA methyltransferase, translated as MKWVAPSASNEAQTTLEKRLWDAADQLRANSGLTSAQYSQPVLGLIFLRFADARFEARRKELEKQSAKSSRRASPVDDPAAYHAERVIFLPEGARFGELLEYPEGGRGGKSLGQAVNDAMSAIERDNPQLAGVLPKGYQSFDARLLKELLKAFSTIRADIGGDAFGRIYEYFLGEFAMKEGQGGGEFYTPESIVRLLVEVLEPFHGRILDPACGSGGMFVSSARFVAEHKANPTAKLSIFGQEKVADTTKLCRMNLAVHGLEGDIREAITYYDDPHKLTGKFDFVLANPPFNVDSVDKERLKDQTGAGRRFPFGLPRADNANYLWIQLFYAALNDAGRAGFVMANSASDARSSEQDIRQRLIEAQAVDAVVAVGSNMFYTVTLPCTLWFLDKGKSKTDRRDKVLFVDARHIYRQVTRAVRDWTPAQIGFLANIVRIYRGEEPDYTLGDGETEEKLKEVFGKKPKYTDIAGLCKAATLDEIKAQGWSLNPGRYVGVSAGESVSDEDFKEQLEALNEELEALNSQAHELEQTIARNVAEILEA; from the coding sequence ATGAAATGGGTTGCCCCCTCCGCGAGTAACGAAGCCCAGACGACCCTCGAAAAGCGGCTTTGGGATGCCGCCGACCAGCTTCGCGCCAACTCCGGCCTGACCTCGGCACAATACTCCCAGCCCGTCCTCGGTCTGATTTTCCTTCGCTTCGCCGATGCCCGCTTCGAGGCTCGACGAAAGGAACTCGAAAAGCAGTCCGCCAAGTCTTCGCGGCGTGCCTCGCCTGTCGATGACCCGGCGGCGTATCACGCGGAGCGTGTGATATTCCTACCCGAGGGCGCACGCTTCGGGGAACTGCTGGAGTATCCCGAAGGCGGGCGCGGGGGAAAGAGCCTCGGGCAGGCTGTCAACGACGCGATGAGCGCCATCGAGCGAGACAACCCGCAACTCGCGGGCGTGTTGCCGAAGGGCTACCAGTCTTTCGATGCGCGGCTCCTCAAGGAGCTTCTCAAAGCTTTCTCGACTATCCGCGCAGACATCGGCGGCGATGCATTCGGGCGCATCTACGAGTATTTCCTCGGTGAGTTTGCGATGAAGGAGGGACAAGGCGGCGGCGAGTTCTACACGCCCGAGAGCATTGTCCGCCTACTCGTGGAAGTCTTGGAGCCGTTCCACGGGCGCATTCTCGACCCAGCCTGCGGCTCTGGCGGAATGTTCGTCTCGTCAGCCCGCTTCGTTGCGGAGCACAAAGCGAACCCTACCGCGAAGTTATCCATTTTCGGGCAGGAGAAGGTTGCCGACACAACCAAGCTTTGCCGGATGAACCTCGCTGTCCACGGACTTGAGGGCGACATCCGTGAAGCCATCACTTACTACGACGACCCGCACAAACTCACCGGCAAATTCGACTTCGTCCTCGCCAATCCGCCCTTCAACGTGGACTCGGTCGATAAGGAGCGACTCAAAGACCAGACAGGCGCGGGAAGACGTTTTCCGTTCGGGTTGCCACGTGCTGACAACGCGAACTACCTCTGGATTCAGCTTTTCTACGCCGCACTGAACGACGCGGGTAGAGCGGGATTCGTGATGGCAAACTCTGCCTCCGATGCCCGCTCCTCCGAGCAGGACATCCGTCAGCGGCTCATCGAGGCGCAAGCTGTCGATGCCGTCGTGGCAGTCGGCTCGAATATGTTCTACACGGTGACGTTGCCCTGCACGCTGTGGTTCCTCGACAAGGGCAAGAGCAAGACCGACCGCAGGGACAAAGTTCTCTTCGTTGATGCGAGGCATATCTACCGCCAAGTCACCCGCGCCGTTCGCGACTGGACACCTGCACAGATTGGCTTCCTTGCCAACATTGTCCGCATCTACCGAGGCGAAGAGCCCGATTACACGCTGGGCGACGGCGAGACGGAGGAGAAGCTCAAGGAGGTTTTCGGCAAGAAGCCGAAATACACGGACATTGCGGGGCTCTGCAAAGCCGCCACGCTCGATGAAATTAAAGCACAGGGTTGGTCGCTGAACCCTGGTCGCTACGTCGGCGTTTCGGCGGGCGAATCCGTTAGTGACGAAGACTTCAAGGAGCAACTCGAAGCGCTCAACGAAGAACTCGAAGCCCTGAACTCTCAAGCGCATGAGCTTGAACAAACCATCGCCCGCAACGTGGCGGAGATTTTGGAGGCGTGA